A single region of the Salvia miltiorrhiza cultivar Shanhuang (shh) chromosome 8, IMPLAD_Smil_shh, whole genome shotgun sequence genome encodes:
- the LOC130997708 gene encoding laccase-7-like, whose amino-acid sequence MRRSLVFLAWALALLACSSSFASARIVRHTFNVGNLTVNRLCRDQVITAVNGGLPGPAIVARDGDTLVVRVNNISPYNVTIHWHGVFQLMSAWADGPEYITQCPIRPGQSYTYRFNVSRQEGTLLWHAHFKALRATIHGALIIRPARGRTYPFPAPFREIPIVLGEWWNADIMDIEEEAVSLGRPPNVSNAFTINGQPGDLFPCSSNNTVRFTLVQGRTYLLRIINAALNTPLFFKIANHKFTVVAIDASYTDPYDSDVLVLSPGQTIDALMTADQAPARYYMAASAYVVPPLAPYVNISTTAIVSYIGAAASTAAPLMPVMPAANDSDTGHRFLSNLTGLTSSPHWTPVPLEIDERMFVVVGLGLTPCENPSGVCGGPNGLNIAASMNNVSFELPTGLSIMEALVNNVSGIYTTDFPDNPPVTFDYTSPSNAQNPEFLGTVKGTRVKQFKYNATVEMVFQNTAVLSSDDHPMHLHGLNFYVVAQGFGNYNPQTDGANFNLVNPQERNTVVVPAFGWVVIRFRANNPGVWFVHCHIDGHVPWGMANAFIIENGPTPDTTLPPPPADLPQC is encoded by the exons ATGCGTCGTTCCTTGGTATTTCTAGCATGGGCCTTGGCTCTTTTAGCTTGCTCTTCGTCATTTGCCTCAGCTCGGATCGTGCGACATACGTTTAAT GTGGGAAATCTGACTGTGAATCGGTTATGTCGTGATCAAGTAATCACTGCGGTGAATGGCGGTCTTCCCGGACCAGCCATTGTAGCTCGAGATGGTGATACGCTTGTTGTTCGTGTTAACAACATATCACCATATAATGTGACTATTCATTG GCATGGGGTGTTCCAGTTAATGAGCGCATGGGCCGATGGGCCTGAATATATCACCCAGTGTCCGATTCGACCCGGTCAAAGCTACACTTATAGATTCAACGTGAGCCGCCAAGAAGGAACTTTGTTGTGGCACGCACACTTCAAAGCGCTCCGAGCCACGATCCATGGAGCCTTAATAATCCGACCCGCACGAGGTCGCACGTACCCATTTCCAGCACCATTCCGTGAAATTCCAATCGTCCTCG GCGAGTGGTGGAATGCCGATATCATGGACATCGAGGAGGAAGCCGTCTCTCTTGGCCGACCGCCTAACGTCTCCAATGCTTTTACTATTAACGGCCAGCCCGGAGATCTCTTCCCATGCTCCTCAAACA ACACGGTTAGGTTCACGTTAGTACAAGGAAGGACCTATCTTCTACGGATAATCAACGCTGCACTCAACACTCCATTATTCTTCAAGATCGCCAATCACAAATTCACAGTGGTAGCCATCGACGCGTCCTACACCGACCCCTACGACAGCGACGTTTTGGTTTTATCACCGGGACAGACCATTGATGCCCTGATGACCGCCGATCAAGCGCCGGCCCGCTACTACATGGCCGCGAGCGCCTACGTCGTCCCTCCACTTGCTCCCTACGTCAACATCTCCACCACCGCAATCGTGTCCTACATTGGAGCAGCGGCGTCGACTGCGGCGCCCCTAATGCCCGTTATGCCCGCCGCCAACGACTCCGACACGGGGCACAGGTTTTTAAGCAACTTGACCGGTTTGACCAGTAGCCCGCATTGGACCCCGGTCCCACTGGAGATAGACGAGCGCATGTTCGTGGTGGTGGGGCTAGGCCTCACCCCATGCGAGAACCCGAGCGGGGTTTGTGGTGGGCCCAACGGGTTGAATATAGCGGCGTCCATGAACAATGTGTCGTTCGAGCTCCCCACAGGGCTATCGATCATGGAAGCCTTGGTGAACAACGTGAGCGGGATATACACGACCGATTTCCCCGACAACCCACCGGTGACGTTCGACTACACGAGCCCGAGCAATGCACAGAACCCGGAGTTTCTGGGGACGGTGAAGGGGACGAGGGTGAAGCAGTTCAAGTACAATGCAACAGTGGAGATGGTGTTCCAGAACACGGCGGTGCTGTCGTCAGATGATCACCCAATGCACTTGCACGGCCTCAATTTCTACGTGGTGGCGCAAGGCTTTGGAAACTACAATCCCCAAACTGATGGGGCGAATTTCAACTTGGTGAATCCACAAGAGCGGAATACTGTGGTGGTTCCTGCCTTCGGATGGGTGGTGATTAGGTTCCGAGCTAACAATCCGGGTGTATGGTTCGTGCATTGTCACATAGACGGACACGTGCCGTGGGGTATGGCTAATGCTTTTATCATTGAAAATGGGCCCACACCGGATACAACTTTGCCTCCCCCTCCTGCGGATCTTCCACAATGCTAG
- the LOC130998322 gene encoding glutathione S-transferase T3-like, producing the protein MPPQSQFFSSPTTQHASNEQSFGSLPFNPQQFGSLSFNSQTFTSQPFTSQPFASQIPSHCTQINLTDADDVVEIPTSTKKSKRKWSVSEEICLAQAWGTISNSSIVGNAQKNKEFWEKTVEYYNAARPKDSEPRKWEAIKSHYYHIMPDVNIFSGWYNNFYENRASGQSDEDVLDATLEKWRSVNPKKEFKYQHVWKIMRDLEKWAPQQMARHASKKAKTSESESHTSTEGMPEVRRRPMGQQRAKKLDKSKGKGKVVEESNNKWEQMLEIKTKEFERADGELMLKEFETIRMDTSGMTDEELHIHSMIVASIKAKRNW; encoded by the coding sequence ATGCCACCACaatctcaatttttttcttcCCCAACAACACAACATGCATCTAACGAGCAATCGTTTGGTTCTCTACCTTTCAACCCTCAACAATTTGGTTCTCTCTCTTTCAACTCTCAAACCTTCACATCTCAACCTTTCACTTCTCAACCCTTTGCCTCTCAAATTCCATCACATTGTACACAAATTAACCTcactgatgctgatgatgttgtcGAAATTCCCACAAGCACaaaaaaatcaaagagaaaATGGTCTGTTTCAGAGGAGATTTGTCTTGCACAAGCTTGGGGCACCATCAGCAATTCCTCTATAGTTGGAAATgcacaaaaaaataaagaattctGGGAGAAGACTGTCGAATATTACAACGCAGCAAGGCCAAAGGACTCAGAACCTCGAAAATGGGAAGCTATTAAATCTCATTACTATCATATAATGCCTGATGTTAATATTTTTTCAGGTTGGTACAATAACTTCTATGAAAATCGAGCTAGTGGCCAAAGTGACGAGGATGTTCTAGACGCTACACTAGAAAAGTGGCGAAGCGTAAATCCAAAAAAGGAGTTCAAGTACCAGCACGTATGGAAGATAATGAGAGATTTAGAAAAATGGGCTCCACAACAAATGGCTCGTCATGCCAGTAAGAAAGCTAAGACATCTGAGTCGGAAAGTCACACGTCAACAGAAGGCATGCCTGAAGTTCGGAGACGTCCAATGGGGCAACAACGAGCAAAGAAACTTGATAAATCAAAAGGAAAAGGTAAAGTGGTTGAAGAATCAAATAATAAGTGGGAACAAATGTTGGAGattaaaacaaaagaatttGAGCGCGCAGATGGAGAGCTTATGTTGAAAGAATTCGAAACAATTAGAATGGACACTAGCGGAATGACAGATGAAGAACTCCACATTCATTCCATGATTGTGGCAAGTATTAAAGCAAAACGTAATTGGTGA
- the LOC130998323 gene encoding uncharacterized protein LOC130998323, translating into MCDAPTRQLEGPRRAIPIGQNGNTPDQPPLGDQSRHGMFNATQNLDPTLARRLAAMETIIQRISGVPAPIKKSAESCYADSPFVDEIALVEMPRKFSFPHMKMFDGASDPDDHIAQYRQKMFTVAIPRDMREACMCKGFSSSLIGPALQWYTNFPNNSIRSFAQLTDVFVQQYASSKKLEKISEDLYAVVQRHGEPLRDYIGRFNKEKVSITNCSKQTAVTTFCKGLLPGLDLYKTLTKYPCKTMEDVLIQAWAQIKWEEDQYNMQIVFPPERPERDYRVDRRSGRDNRDRRSEPYPPSQRGNKGRGDYDQAPTTRPRERAKLPEYLLSISPVEAVTALMNLGDKVSWPEKMRAPPDQRDRSKWCDFHSDHGHRTDECIALRLEVANLLKKGHLTNYLTDKGKQTLQQARDRQEKHRDDSPPDPPHHERTVNVISGGSEVSEITHSAAKRHTRQARSSKSGVPPFGKAGPTDPTLTISFATSKSDKLLHPHHDALVISIYIANCLTKRVLMDNGSSANILFYSAYRVMGWDESKLIKKLPYSSASVARVRLL; encoded by the coding sequence ATGTGTGATGCCCCAACAAGACAACTAGAGGGACCGAGGCGAGCGATTCCAATCGGTCAGAATGGCAACACGCCAGATCAACCACCTCTTGGTGATCAGAGCCGACATGGCATGTTCAACGCCACCCAGAACTTGGATCCCACCTTGGCTAGAAGGTTGGCAGCTATGGAGACCATCATTCAACGAATCTCGGGAGTTCCGGCTCCGATAAAGAAAAGCGCAGAGAGTTGTTACGCCGACTCCCCATTCGTGGATGAGATAGCTTTGGTGGAGATGCCCAGGAAATTCAGTTTTCCACACATGAAGATGTTTGACGGCGCATCCGACCCGGACGACCATATAGCTCAGTACCGTCAAAAAATGTTCACCGTTGCTATTCCTCGTGACATGAGGGAGGCgtgcatgtgtaaggggttcaGTTCTAGCTTAATAGGACCTGCCCTCCAGTGGTATACGAACTTTCCTAATAATTCAATTAGATCTTTTGCTCAACTAACGGATGTTTTTGTTCAACAGTATGCAAGCAGCAAGAAATTGGAAAAAATCTCAGAAGACTTGTATGCAGTTGTCCAAAGGCATGGCGAACCTCTTCGGGACTACATCGGACGCTTCAACAAAGAAAAAGTATCAATCACCAATTGCAGCAAACAGACCGCTGTCACGACCTTCTGTAAAGGCCTTCTGCCAGGATTAGACTTATACAAGACTCTCACCAAGTATCCATGCAAAACCATGGAAGACGTGTTGATCCAGGCTTGGGCTCAAATCAAATGGGAAGAGGACCAGTACAATATGCAAATAGTCTTCCCGCCAGAGAGACCCGAAAGAGACTACAGGGTCGACAGGAGATCCGGTCGAGACAATCGTGACAGACGAAGTGAACCCTACCCGCCATCTCAGAGAGGGAACAAGGGGAGGGGAGATTACGATCAAGCACCAACTACGCGCCCGCGCGAAAGAGCGAAACTCCCAGAGTACCTCCTGTCCATTTCACCCGTAGAAGCTGTAACAGCTTTGATGAACCTTGGCGATAAGGTTAGCTGGCCGGAGAAAATGAGGGCTCCACCCGACCAAAGAGACAGATCAAAATGGTGTGATTTTCATAGTGACCACGGTCACCGCACGGACGAATGCATCGCACTCAGATTGGAAGTGGCGAACTTATTGAAAAAAGGGCACCTCACCAATTACTTGACTGACAAAGGCAAGCAGACCCTGCAGCAGGCGAGGGATAGACAAGAGAAACACAGAGATGACAGCCCACCGGACCCGCCACATCACGAGAGGACTGTAAACGTGATATCCGGAGGTTCCGAAGTTAGCGAAATCACCCACTCAGCCGCCAAGAGACACACCAGACAGGCTAGATCAAGCAAATCAGGAGTTCCGCCTTTCGGCAAAGCTGGACCAACGGATCCAACTTTAACAATCAGCTTCGCAACATCCAAATCAGACAAGCTTCTACACCCTCATCATGATGCTTTAGTTATTTCCATTTATATTGCTAACTGTTTAACAAAGCGTGTGCTAATGGACAATGGTAGCTCTGCCAATATTCTGTTTTACAGTGCATATAGGGTGATGGGCTGGGACGAGTCCAAACTAATCAAGAAGCTGCCGTACTCGTCGGCTTCAGTGGCGAGAGTACGACTACTATAG